A portion of the Calothrix sp. 336/3 genome contains these proteins:
- a CDS encoding thioesterase family protein — MDFVYPRTIRFADTDAAGVVYFANVLNICHEAYEESLAFSGIQIQDFFTPKIIAFPIVHAYVDFFYPLHCGDQISIHLQSTQLTIDKFEITYEIFQEEKLAAKALTRHVCIDTGSRKKTPLPEYIHNWLIN, encoded by the coding sequence ATGGATTTTGTCTATCCACGTACAATCAGATTTGCAGATACAGATGCCGCAGGTGTAGTATATTTTGCAAATGTTTTAAATATTTGCCATGAAGCATATGAAGAATCTCTCGCATTCTCCGGAATTCAGATTCAAGATTTTTTCACACCCAAAATAATTGCTTTTCCGATTGTTCACGCTTATGTTGATTTTTTCTATCCTTTACACTGTGGTGATCAAATATCAATTCATCTGCAATCAACACAATTAACTATAGATAAGTTTGAAATTACCTACGAAATATTTCAGGAAGAAAAATTAGCGGCAAAAGCATTAACACGACACGTATGTATTGATACTGGGAGTAGGAAAAAGACACCATTACCCGAATATATCCATAATTGGCTAATTAATTAA